A DNA window from Pirellulales bacterium contains the following coding sequences:
- a CDS encoding M42 family metallopeptidase, giving the protein MDPSAKKFFQQILETPSPSGYEEPVQRIVRKYAEKFADEVRTDLHGNVIATCNPGAPLRVMYAGHADQIGLIVSFISDEGFIYTNTIGGWDPQQLIGQRMTIHAEGGPIPAVIARKAIHLLDETERKQVVKSKELWLDIGAMNKAEAAEAVRIGDPVTLQLGYQEMRNGFANSPGMDDKTGLWVAFEALRRAKKKGLDVSLTAVATVQEEIGLRGAHTSAYGVDPHVGIAIDVTHATDCPTIDKTQEGDLKLGGGPVVYRGPNMNPIVVQRLRQAAEVEEIDVQWAASGRGTGTDANAIQLSRAGVAAGLVSIPNRYMHSAVEMISLEDLDQAANLLAAFATQLSPGDDFTPV; this is encoded by the coding sequence ATGGATCCCTCCGCGAAGAAGTTCTTTCAGCAAATCCTCGAAACGCCGAGCCCCTCGGGATACGAAGAGCCCGTGCAGCGGATTGTGCGCAAATACGCCGAGAAGTTCGCCGACGAAGTGCGGACCGACCTGCACGGCAACGTGATCGCGACCTGCAACCCCGGCGCCCCGCTGCGAGTGATGTACGCGGGCCATGCCGACCAGATCGGGCTGATCGTCAGCTTCATCAGCGACGAGGGGTTCATCTACACCAACACGATCGGCGGCTGGGACCCGCAGCAGCTCATCGGCCAGCGGATGACGATCCACGCGGAGGGGGGACCGATTCCCGCGGTGATCGCCCGCAAAGCAATCCACTTGCTCGACGAGACCGAGCGCAAACAGGTCGTGAAGTCCAAGGAACTGTGGCTCGACATCGGGGCCATGAACAAGGCCGAGGCGGCCGAGGCGGTGCGGATCGGCGACCCGGTGACGTTGCAACTCGGCTATCAGGAGATGCGCAACGGGTTCGCCAACTCGCCCGGCATGGACGACAAGACCGGTCTGTGGGTCGCGTTCGAAGCGTTGCGACGAGCCAAGAAGAAGGGACTCGACGTCTCGCTCACCGCGGTCGCGACGGTGCAGGAAGAGATCGGTCTGCGAGGCGCTCACACGAGCGCCTACGGCGTCGATCCGCACGTCGGGATCGCCATCGACGTGACCCATGCGACCGATTGCCCGACGATCGACAAGACCCAGGAGGGGGACCTCAAACTCGGCGGCGGGCCGGTCGTTTACCGCGGGCCGAACATGAACCCGATCGTGGTGCAACGACTTCGCCAAGCGGCCGAGGTCGAAGAGATCGACGTCCAGTGGGCGGCCAGCGGGCGCGGGACGGGGACCGACGCGAACGCGATCCAACTCTCACGCGCCGGGGTGGCCGCAGGGCTGGTGAGCATCCCCAACCGCTACATGCACAGCGCGGTCGAGATGATCTCGCTGGAGGACCTCGATCAAGCGGCGAATCTGCTCGCGGCATTCGCGACGCAGTTGTCGCCGGGAGATGATTTTACGCCGGTGTGA
- a CDS encoding VOC family protein, protein MPPAPLAPGRVNHVALPTADPVAGARFYVETLGFRETERPGFSFRGSWLWRPEAGLMIHLIHDEGHRPPTGPINTRTHHLALETPDYDQAIAQLRAHGVEFVERVLPDYGYRQAFFRDPDGNVLELGEWPPPEVMLGEESVGDGR, encoded by the coding sequence GTGCCCCCTGCCCCGCTCGCTCCTGGCCGCGTGAATCATGTCGCCTTGCCGACGGCCGATCCGGTCGCCGGCGCGCGGTTTTACGTTGAGACGCTGGGATTTCGCGAAACGGAGCGACCGGGCTTTTCGTTTCGCGGCAGTTGGCTGTGGCGCCCCGAGGCGGGTTTGATGATCCACCTGATTCACGACGAGGGTCATCGGCCGCCGACCGGGCCGATCAACACGCGTACGCACCACCTGGCGCTCGAGACGCCCGACTACGACCAAGCGATCGCCCAGTTGCGGGCCCACGGAGTCGAATTCGTCGAGCGCGTCCTCCCCGACTACGGCTATCGCCAAGCATTTTTCCGCGACCCGGACGGCAACGTCCTGGAACTGGGCGAGTGGCCCCCGCCGGAGGTCATGCTGGGGGAGGAGTCGGTAGGCGACGGCCGGTAG
- a CDS encoding TatD family hydrolase: MLFDTHAHLDQDEFDADRDEVVARAVAAGVTDTLAVGTTVATSEKCVALAANSPHVHAAVGIQPNYVHEAGHGDWDAIVRLSSAPGVVALGETGLDRYWDDAPFALQQDYFDRHLRLSQQTRLPFIVHMRDCEADVLAMLREAANCGPLRGVMHSFTGDWPMAAECLALGLDLSFAGMVTYKKSQPLRDVAARVPLDRLLVETDSPYLSPEPVRKVRRNEPAHVVHTARLLAEVRGISLEELAAATTANARRLFGV, from the coding sequence ATGCTCTTCGACACCCACGCTCACCTCGATCAGGATGAGTTCGACGCCGATCGCGACGAGGTTGTCGCGCGGGCTGTTGCCGCGGGAGTGACGGACACTCTGGCCGTGGGAACCACGGTTGCGACGAGCGAAAAGTGCGTCGCTCTGGCTGCAAATTCTCCGCATGTTCACGCGGCGGTCGGCATCCAGCCAAACTACGTCCACGAGGCGGGACATGGCGACTGGGACGCAATCGTGCGGCTGTCGTCGGCGCCGGGAGTCGTCGCCCTCGGCGAGACGGGGCTCGACCGCTACTGGGACGACGCCCCGTTTGCGCTGCAGCAGGACTACTTCGACCGCCACCTGCGGCTGTCTCAGCAGACGCGTCTGCCGTTCATCGTCCACATGCGCGACTGCGAGGCGGACGTCCTGGCGATGCTCCGCGAAGCCGCGAACTGCGGCCCGTTGCGAGGGGTGATGCACAGCTTCACCGGCGACTGGCCGATGGCCGCGGAATGCCTGGCGCTGGGGCTCGACCTGAGCTTCGCGGGGATGGTCACGTACAAGAAATCGCAACCTTTGCGCGACGTCGCGGCTCGGGTCCCGCTCGATCGGCTGCTCGTCGAGACCGACAGCCCTTACTTGTCGCCGGAACCGGTACGCAAGGTGCGGCGCAACGAACCGGCCCATGTCGTCCACACGGCACGGCTGCTGGCGGAGGTCCGGGGGATCTCGCTGGAAGAGCTCGCCGCCGCGACGACGGCCAACGCCCGGCGACTGTTCGGCGTCTAG